A stretch of the Sorangium aterium genome encodes the following:
- a CDS encoding LamG domain-containing protein: protein MRNLSFGFAHPLSIKTSSAAVLALLASGAAACGSYGVDEGSLGDAELALEATVGASSVVSGTSSGVGTGVGSSSVATSTTGVGGGGSGGSGSSVVASSSSVGSGSTSSIAGVGGGDPATTSVGVGGGAGVGGGDPGDPPPVGPPAVGFWQLDDCNAATTALFDSSGNGNTATRSANAACAQGISGLGVEFNKENDKILVDDDASFTFGQNLAVAAWVKPTAVSGSTPRTIVQEKGGGETSFSLDIRNSQARFTVTLTNGRTVTSRAPIQAGVWTHVAGTYDGRFVRLFLNGEQVGQVSAAGTLHDIDAPIRIGNNVQKERFTGVLDEVWLSASPTTAFEIAQLSCLRRPATLVVTPASSGVVAPNTPVPYQIAVTNNDVGSCTAGDYFLQISSPSAGIDVSADNQFFPGVLPGTTATFPVTVTGTEDAEPGAHEIPFSVVDFSSPQFFVASGALNFELAEPTGCFVRTSREIFVKDLSVVEDPLRTTFNGPPSDPRTGAWTFARLMEDMAPTPADAPAMVEELFSTWLTDQAVNGFTVPARPAIQQVVLDGWPRSPDGSLDLQQAPLLLLGIVNRIDVRNLAEGNAGEGRFVFGVVSQGFPQQFTVILEYKLPASTEADVLDWANDWHALGSLPFPSEAYNAALQDITTRFAGRNAAPGKPNGSSLGQLRTNEIALAGPWELREFVLSPQTGFLRPETVKLTPDLGFDGSPTLAAFVNQNEASIIAEQHTVPDTFQGSPFLGGSSFNNLTAWTAPGILNNEARHKFSLNTCNGCHGAAETGTGFLHVNPRSPGNEASLSGFMTGITVPDPVTGEPRTLNDLRRRNQDLTALVCEPAPAFAALRAAPSGGASASAATSRSAFIRRGIGRVH, encoded by the coding sequence ATGCGGAACCTCTCCTTCGGCTTCGCCCATCCTCTCTCAATCAAAACCAGCTCGGCCGCGGTCCTCGCCCTGCTCGCCTCGGGCGCCGCCGCGTGCGGAAGCTATGGCGTCGATGAAGGCTCACTCGGCGATGCAGAACTAGCCCTCGAAGCGACAGTCGGCGCGTCGAGCGTCGTCAGCGGCACCAGCAGCGGCGTCGGCACCGGCGTCGGCAGCAGCTCGGTCGCCACCTCCACCACCGGCGTCGGCGGCGGCGGCTCCGGCGGCTCGGGCAGCAGCGTGGTCGCCAGCTCCAGCAGCGTCGGCTCCGGCAGCACCTCGTCCATCGCCGGCGTCGGCGGCGGCGACCCCGCCACCACCAGCGTCGGCGTCGGCGGCGGCGCCGGCGTCGGCGGCGGCGACCCCGGCGATCCGCCCCCGGTGGGGCCGCCGGCCGTCGGCTTCTGGCAGCTCGACGACTGCAACGCCGCGACGACGGCGCTGTTCGACTCGTCGGGCAACGGCAACACGGCCACCCGCTCGGCCAACGCGGCGTGCGCTCAAGGGATCAGCGGCCTCGGCGTCGAATTCAACAAGGAAAACGACAAGATCCTTGTCGACGACGACGCCAGCTTCACGTTCGGACAGAACCTCGCGGTCGCCGCGTGGGTCAAGCCGACAGCGGTGTCGGGGTCGACGCCGCGGACCATCGTGCAGGAGAAGGGCGGCGGAGAGACGAGCTTCTCGCTCGACATCCGGAACAGCCAGGCGCGGTTCACCGTGACCTTGACCAACGGGCGGACGGTCACCTCCCGCGCCCCCATCCAGGCCGGCGTGTGGACCCACGTCGCGGGCACCTACGACGGCAGGTTCGTTCGGCTCTTCCTGAACGGCGAGCAGGTCGGCCAGGTGAGCGCGGCGGGCACGCTCCACGACATCGACGCGCCCATCCGTATCGGCAACAACGTGCAGAAGGAGCGCTTCACGGGCGTGCTCGACGAGGTCTGGCTCTCCGCCTCGCCGACGACCGCCTTCGAGATCGCCCAGCTCTCCTGCCTCAGGCGCCCCGCGACGCTCGTCGTCACGCCGGCGAGCAGCGGCGTGGTCGCCCCGAACACGCCGGTGCCGTACCAGATCGCCGTCACCAACAACGATGTCGGCTCGTGCACCGCCGGCGACTACTTCCTCCAGATCTCCAGCCCCTCGGCGGGGATCGACGTCTCCGCGGATAACCAGTTCTTCCCGGGCGTCCTGCCCGGGACCACGGCGACGTTCCCCGTGACCGTCACCGGCACCGAGGACGCGGAGCCCGGCGCCCACGAGATCCCCTTCTCCGTTGTCGACTTCAGCTCGCCCCAGTTCTTCGTCGCCTCGGGGGCCCTCAACTTCGAGCTGGCCGAGCCGACGGGGTGCTTCGTCCGGACGAGCCGAGAGATCTTCGTGAAGGACCTCAGCGTGGTCGAGGATCCCCTCCGCACGACGTTCAACGGGCCGCCGAGCGATCCGCGCACGGGCGCATGGACGTTCGCGCGCCTGATGGAGGACATGGCGCCCACGCCCGCCGACGCGCCGGCGATGGTCGAGGAGCTCTTCAGCACCTGGCTGACCGATCAGGCCGTGAACGGCTTCACCGTGCCGGCGCGCCCGGCGATTCAGCAGGTCGTGCTCGACGGGTGGCCGAGGAGCCCGGACGGGTCGCTCGACCTGCAGCAGGCGCCGCTCTTGCTGCTCGGCATCGTCAACAGGATCGACGTGCGCAACCTCGCCGAAGGCAACGCCGGCGAAGGGAGGTTCGTGTTCGGCGTCGTCAGCCAGGGCTTCCCGCAGCAGTTCACCGTGATCCTGGAGTACAAGCTCCCCGCGTCGACCGAGGCCGACGTGCTCGACTGGGCCAACGACTGGCACGCCCTCGGCAGCCTGCCCTTCCCGTCCGAAGCGTACAACGCGGCGCTCCAGGACATCACCACGCGGTTCGCAGGCCGGAACGCCGCGCCCGGCAAGCCGAACGGGAGCTCGCTCGGGCAGCTCCGCACGAACGAGATCGCGCTCGCGGGGCCGTGGGAGCTGCGCGAGTTCGTCCTCTCGCCCCAGACGGGCTTCCTGCGGCCGGAGACCGTCAAGCTGACGCCGGATCTCGGGTTCGACGGATCGCCCACGCTCGCTGCCTTCGTGAACCAGAACGAGGCCTCGATCATCGCGGAGCAGCACACGGTGCCCGACACGTTCCAGGGGAGCCCGTTCCTCGGCGGATCGTCGTTCAACAACCTCACGGCCTGGACCGCTCCTGGCATCCTCAACAACGAGGCACGGCACAAGTTCTCGCTCAACACGTGCAACGGGTGCCACGGCGCTGCGGAGACAGGGACGGGGTTCCTGCACGTGAACCCGAGGTCGCCCGGGAACGAGGCGTCGCTGTCGGGCTTCATGACGGGGATCACCGTCCCTGATCCGGTGACCGGCGAGCCGCGCACCTTGAACGATCTGAGGCGCCGGAACCAGGATCTGACGGCGCTGGTCTGCGAGCCTGCCCCGGCCTTCGCGGCGCTCAGGGCCGCGCCGAGCGGCGGCGCGTCGGCCAGCGCGGCCACGAGCCGCTCGGCGTTCATCCGCCGCGGCATCGGGCGCGTGCACTGA
- a CDS encoding arylamine N-acetyltransferase family protein encodes MQPSTQDSASLDLDAYLARIGHRGALAPTREVLDALHAAHVYSIPFENLDVLLGRPIRLDLASVQAKLVGARRGGYCFEHNTLFAAVLRRLGFKLTTLIARVRFQRSDTGPRSHMLSLVELPEGPFIADVGFGGPGLLQPLPLVEGEGRARVLDVIGLRREGASWVLVSSAGEACQDIYAFTLEENLPIDYEVANHYTSTHPSSLFVNNLIAALPSPEGRVTLRNRELGIWRRDGVERVLVRDDALVDVLRERFGLELPAGTRLSCAGLDR; translated from the coding sequence ATGCAACCTTCGACACAGGACAGCGCCTCGCTCGACCTCGACGCCTACCTCGCACGCATCGGCCATCGCGGCGCGCTCGCCCCCACGCGTGAGGTCCTCGACGCGCTCCACGCGGCGCACGTCTACTCCATCCCTTTCGAGAACCTCGACGTCCTGCTCGGCCGACCGATCCGCCTCGACCTGGCCAGCGTCCAGGCGAAGCTCGTCGGGGCGCGCCGCGGCGGCTATTGCTTCGAGCACAACACGCTGTTCGCCGCGGTGCTGCGCCGGCTCGGATTCAAGCTCACGACGCTCATCGCGCGGGTGCGGTTCCAGCGCAGCGACACGGGCCCTCGATCTCACATGCTGTCGCTGGTCGAGCTGCCCGAGGGGCCGTTCATCGCGGATGTCGGCTTCGGCGGTCCGGGGCTCCTACAGCCGCTCCCGCTCGTCGAGGGCGAGGGCCGCGCGCGGGTGCTCGACGTGATCGGCTTGCGCCGGGAGGGCGCGTCATGGGTGCTCGTCTCCAGTGCGGGTGAGGCGTGTCAGGACATCTATGCGTTCACGCTCGAGGAGAACCTCCCGATCGACTACGAGGTGGCGAACCATTACACGTCCACGCACCCGAGCTCGCTGTTCGTGAACAACCTCATCGCGGCGCTCCCGTCGCCGGAGGGCCGGGTGACGCTGCGCAACCGTGAGCTGGGTATCTGGAGGAGGGACGGCGTCGAGCGCGTCCTGGTGCGCGACGACGCGCTCGTCGACGTCTTGAGAGAGCGCTTCGGGCTGGAGCTCCCGGCCGGGACGCGGCTCTCCTGCGCGGGCCTCGACCGCTGA
- a CDS encoding sensor histidine kinase — MPAPDRYTVTEILREGTRFVVHRGLRNEDGCPVVLKIPRAEPLDGRDAARLRHELTIGRRLNGRSAIRPYELTTYRNRPALVLEDFRGRSLDRELGAPMELERFLTIARSISMALADIHAKGVVHKDIKPQNILVDSRSGEVKIANFDLASLLPEDQADARIPSVIEGTLAYMSPEQTGRMGRAVDHRTDLYALGVTLYEMLTGVLPFSASDALEWVHRHTAVLPRPPSELVPGLPSPVSDLVMKLLAKAPEDRYQSARGLTLDLERCLEGLTTRARIDPFPLGEHDFSGLFQIPKKLYGRERELRALVAAFERVARLGAPEFLLISGDAGVGKTSLVQELYRKAVRERGLFAAGKFDQQRRHVPYATIVQALRELVRELLSGSEPVVDAWRRRLSAALGKNAQLIIDVLPEVELILGEQPPVPELPLTETENRFAMVFRHFVGAFCREERPLCLFLDDLQWADPASLALLEQLVTHPETQRLLAIGAYRADEVTPLHPLTRMLERARGAGTRLLKVELSRLSEGDVRRLVADTVHTSGKHAAPLARLVHEKTAGNPFFATQFLTMLHKEGLLDVDLRAGAFRWDIDAIRGKGLAENVVDLMIAKIKRLSPPAQKALTLAACVGNTVDAGTLAVIRDRSEDAIHEDHRELVREGLLLRSGDTYRFLHDRVQQAAHALIPEAELGAVHLCIGRLLAAHAPPDAAEARVFEIAGHLNLGAALVTDRHEKDRIARLNLVAGRRAKASAAYAAAASYLAAGIALLGDDAWDKERALALDLHCESARCAFLIGDFTASERLVDVLMQRARSRIELSEVHDIEIVLHTTRGDFERAARSALSCVRRFDVDIPLHPTRDAVERAAREVWSEVCDRRIEQLASLPRTVDPDMLAVMTTLSTALPSAYFSDPHLYSLIACRIVQLSLRAGNSDASPPGYVAFGGTIGRVLGFYRESYRFGELARALLETSGRAGNRAQILHMISTFIDPWIRPWQDVVGLFYKAFDEAVETGALLYASYCSFQGVTLRLAAGDPLADVAAEAERHMDVARRARYDVVHESLAVVHRFVERLRGRDPGWASERADDIEGPPRGAAERITRFHGRLYAAQAALLFGRHGEAVAASRAAGELLGTMTDQFHVSTQAYVAALALSCHARALPEEQRRELLPALRAHEADLRRWAEVQPANQADRHALVSAEIARIVGDELSAMRLYEQAIRAARASGFVHGEALGQELAAAFYRDRGFDLIADAYLRAARCSYARWGADGKVKQLDSLFPHLAARPLAATSTVTMPAEELDRLAIVRASQSLSGEILIPRLEEALLRVVLAHAGAQKGYLLEARRGAAWIRARARIEGGKPFVESLAGEARAPASSAALPLSIVNYVVRTGEPVLLDDAAETRFSADEYIALARPRSVLCMPIARRPGVDAILYLENAAMRGAFTQDTLAVLELLSSQAAISLQNASLYAALQKSEEMLQCIIDSSPAAIYVKDLEGRLLLVNRRYEQFVRLSRSQVIGKRDHELFPPEMADAFAAYDRKVIEADSPLDLEEVMLVDDEPRTYLSLKFTLHDAAGAVYAVCGISTDITERKRAEMAERFLAEASRRLAADLGYEATLDAIAEVAVPELAEGAALYVLDDAGALQPAAVAADSQAKAARLRELAAPAGDPAAPPCAPGDPHRVLGVDRAELCRVSDGLMRRWAAGAARPEALFELAPAAYMNAPLVTRGRCLGVLSLMRTAATPRYTGADAPLVEELARRGAMALDNARLYREAQQAVQIREEFLAVASHELRTPLTPLRLKLSLMQKKLATEIVNPSLERMVAVSLGQVERIERLIESLLDVNQIARHELDLDLAEVDLSALTRDVVSELREPLSRAGCRIEIAAGRPVLGRFDRVRVARVLRSLLDNAIKFGRGGTIEVTVAERGDTARIVVRDHGPGIAPEAMERIFERFERAVSSRSYGGLGLGLYIANEIVRAHGGTIQVSSEKGKGACFTVDLPRNGATPSASGGPRPRTSGGVAS, encoded by the coding sequence ATGCCCGCGCCCGACCGCTATACCGTGACGGAGATCCTCCGCGAGGGGACCAGGTTCGTCGTCCATCGCGGCCTCCGGAACGAGGACGGTTGTCCGGTCGTGCTCAAGATCCCCCGGGCAGAGCCCCTCGACGGCCGGGACGCGGCGCGGCTGCGCCACGAGCTCACGATCGGGCGGAGGCTCAACGGTCGATCCGCGATCAGGCCCTATGAGCTCACCACGTACCGGAACCGGCCGGCGCTCGTCCTGGAGGACTTCAGGGGTCGCTCGCTCGATCGGGAGCTCGGGGCGCCGATGGAGCTCGAACGTTTCTTGACGATCGCCCGCAGCATTTCGATGGCCCTCGCGGACATCCACGCAAAGGGGGTCGTCCACAAGGACATCAAGCCGCAGAACATCCTCGTCGATTCCAGGTCAGGCGAGGTGAAGATCGCTAACTTCGATCTCGCTTCCCTCCTCCCGGAGGACCAGGCCGACGCGCGGATTCCGAGCGTCATCGAGGGGACCCTCGCCTACATGTCGCCCGAGCAGACAGGGCGCATGGGCCGCGCGGTCGATCACCGCACCGATCTCTACGCGCTCGGCGTCACGCTCTACGAGATGCTCACCGGCGTCCTGCCCTTCTCGGCCAGCGACGCCCTGGAGTGGGTCCACCGCCACACCGCTGTCCTCCCCCGGCCTCCCTCGGAGCTCGTCCCGGGTCTCCCGTCGCCCGTGTCCGATCTCGTCATGAAGCTCCTGGCCAAGGCCCCCGAGGATCGGTACCAGAGCGCGCGCGGCCTCACGCTCGATCTCGAGCGATGTCTCGAGGGGCTCACGACGCGCGCGCGCATCGACCCATTCCCGCTGGGAGAGCACGATTTCTCTGGTCTCTTCCAGATCCCGAAGAAGCTCTACGGCCGCGAGCGCGAGCTCCGCGCCCTCGTCGCCGCCTTCGAGCGCGTGGCGCGGCTCGGAGCCCCCGAGTTTCTCCTCATCTCCGGCGACGCCGGCGTCGGCAAGACGTCGCTGGTACAGGAGCTCTACCGGAAGGCGGTCCGGGAACGGGGCCTCTTCGCCGCGGGCAAATTCGACCAGCAACGCCGACACGTGCCCTACGCCACGATCGTCCAGGCGCTCCGCGAGCTCGTCCGCGAGCTCCTGAGCGGAAGCGAGCCTGTCGTGGACGCGTGGCGGAGGCGGCTCTCCGCGGCCCTCGGCAAGAACGCGCAGCTCATCATCGATGTCCTCCCGGAGGTGGAGCTCATCCTCGGCGAGCAGCCGCCCGTCCCCGAGCTGCCGCTGACCGAGACAGAGAACCGGTTCGCGATGGTGTTCCGGCACTTCGTCGGCGCCTTCTGCCGCGAGGAGCGCCCACTCTGCCTCTTCCTCGACGACCTCCAGTGGGCAGACCCGGCGAGCCTCGCGCTCCTCGAGCAGCTCGTCACCCACCCCGAGACGCAGCGCCTGCTCGCCATCGGCGCCTACCGTGCTGACGAGGTGACCCCGCTCCACCCGCTGACGCGCATGCTCGAGCGCGCGCGCGGCGCCGGCACCAGGCTCCTCAAGGTCGAGCTCTCTCGGCTGTCCGAGGGGGATGTGCGGCGGCTCGTCGCCGATACGGTCCATACGAGCGGAAAGCACGCCGCCCCGCTCGCGCGCCTCGTCCATGAGAAGACCGCCGGCAATCCGTTCTTCGCCACCCAGTTCTTGACCATGCTCCACAAAGAGGGCCTGCTCGATGTCGATCTGCGCGCAGGCGCCTTCAGGTGGGATATCGACGCGATCCGCGGCAAGGGCCTCGCCGAGAACGTGGTCGATCTCATGATCGCGAAGATCAAGCGCCTCTCCCCGCCCGCCCAGAAGGCGCTCACGCTGGCCGCCTGCGTAGGGAATACCGTCGATGCCGGCACCCTCGCCGTCATCCGCGATCGGTCCGAGGACGCCATTCACGAGGACCACCGGGAGCTCGTGCGCGAGGGGCTGCTCCTCAGGTCCGGCGACACGTACCGGTTCCTCCACGACCGTGTCCAGCAGGCGGCTCACGCGCTCATTCCGGAGGCGGAGCTGGGGGCGGTGCACCTCTGCATCGGGCGGCTGCTCGCCGCCCACGCGCCTCCCGACGCGGCCGAGGCGCGCGTCTTCGAGATCGCCGGCCACCTCAACCTGGGCGCCGCCCTCGTGACCGACCGGCACGAGAAGGACCGGATCGCCAGGCTCAACCTGGTGGCGGGACGGCGAGCCAAGGCCTCTGCAGCCTACGCAGCCGCGGCCAGCTACCTCGCGGCGGGCATCGCGCTGCTCGGGGACGACGCCTGGGACAAGGAGCGCGCGCTCGCGCTCGACCTCCACTGCGAGAGCGCGCGCTGCGCGTTCCTGATCGGCGACTTCACCGCCTCAGAACGGCTCGTCGACGTGCTCATGCAGCGCGCCCGGAGCCGGATCGAGCTCTCGGAGGTCCACGACATCGAGATCGTCCTCCACACGACCCGGGGCGATTTCGAGCGAGCAGCGCGGAGCGCCCTCTCCTGTGTGCGCCGCTTCGACGTCGACATCCCGCTCCACCCGACGCGCGACGCGGTGGAGCGCGCGGCGCGCGAGGTCTGGAGCGAGGTGTGCGACCGCCGCATCGAGCAGCTCGCCAGCCTGCCGCGCACGGTCGATCCGGACATGCTGGCCGTGATGACCACCCTGTCGACCGCCCTCCCGTCAGCCTATTTCTCGGATCCGCACCTCTACAGCCTCATCGCGTGCCGCATCGTCCAGCTCAGCCTCCGCGCGGGCAACTCGGACGCTTCTCCGCCTGGATACGTCGCGTTCGGCGGAACCATCGGCCGCGTCCTCGGCTTTTACAGGGAGAGCTACCGCTTCGGCGAGCTCGCCCGCGCGCTGCTGGAGACCAGCGGCCGGGCCGGGAACCGGGCGCAGATCCTCCATATGATCAGCACCTTCATCGACCCCTGGATCCGCCCCTGGCAGGACGTGGTCGGCCTCTTCTACAAGGCATTTGACGAGGCCGTCGAGACCGGCGCGCTGCTCTACGCGTCGTATTGCTCGTTTCAGGGCGTGACGCTGCGCCTCGCCGCGGGCGATCCGCTGGCGGACGTCGCCGCCGAGGCCGAGCGCCACATGGACGTCGCGCGCCGGGCCCGGTACGACGTCGTCCACGAGTCCTTGGCCGTCGTGCATCGGTTCGTGGAGCGCTTGCGCGGGCGCGATCCGGGCTGGGCGAGCGAGCGCGCCGATGACATCGAGGGACCGCCGCGCGGGGCGGCCGAGCGGATCACGCGCTTCCACGGGCGCCTCTACGCCGCCCAAGCGGCGCTCCTGTTCGGTCGCCATGGCGAAGCCGTGGCCGCGTCGCGCGCGGCGGGCGAGCTGCTGGGTACCATGACAGACCAGTTCCACGTCAGCACGCAAGCCTACGTCGCCGCGCTCGCGCTCTCGTGTCATGCCCGCGCCCTGCCAGAGGAGCAGCGAAGAGAGCTCCTCCCCGCCCTGAGGGCGCACGAGGCGGATCTCCGCCGCTGGGCCGAGGTCCAGCCCGCGAACCAGGCGGACCGCCACGCGCTCGTGTCGGCCGAGATCGCGCGCATCGTGGGCGACGAGCTCTCCGCGATGCGCCTCTACGAGCAGGCCATCCGGGCCGCGCGCGCGAGCGGCTTCGTCCATGGCGAGGCGCTGGGCCAGGAGCTCGCCGCCGCCTTCTACCGCGATCGCGGCTTCGACCTGATCGCCGATGCCTACCTCCGCGCGGCCCGCTGCAGCTACGCCCGCTGGGGCGCGGACGGGAAGGTGAAGCAGCTCGACAGCCTCTTTCCGCACCTCGCGGCGCGCCCGCTCGCCGCGACGAGCACGGTCACGATGCCGGCCGAGGAGCTCGATCGGCTGGCGATCGTGAGGGCGTCTCAGAGCCTCTCGGGCGAGATCCTGATACCGCGGCTCGAAGAAGCGCTGCTCAGGGTCGTCCTTGCGCACGCGGGCGCGCAGAAGGGCTACCTGCTGGAGGCTCGCCGCGGCGCCGCGTGGATCCGGGCGAGGGCGAGGATCGAGGGAGGAAAGCCGTTCGTGGAGTCGCTCGCCGGCGAGGCGCGCGCGCCCGCGTCCTCGGCCGCGCTGCCGCTGTCGATCGTCAATTACGTCGTCCGGACGGGCGAGCCGGTTCTCCTCGACGACGCGGCGGAGACGCGGTTCTCGGCGGACGAGTACATCGCGCTGGCCCGGCCGAGATCGGTCCTGTGCATGCCGATCGCGCGGCGCCCCGGGGTCGACGCGATCCTCTACCTGGAGAACGCCGCGATGCGCGGCGCGTTCACCCAGGACACGCTCGCGGTGCTCGAGCTCCTCTCGTCGCAGGCCGCCATCTCGCTCCAGAACGCGTCGCTCTACGCAGCGCTGCAGAAGAGCGAGGAGATGCTCCAGTGCATCATCGATAGCTCACCGGCCGCCATCTACGTCAAGGACCTGGAAGGCCGCCTGCTCCTGGTCAACCGGCGGTACGAGCAGTTTGTTCGTCTGTCGAGATCGCAGGTGATCGGCAAGAGAGATCACGAGCTCTTCCCGCCGGAGATGGCGGACGCGTTCGCCGCGTACGACCGCAAGGTGATCGAGGCGGACAGCCCGCTCGACCTGGAAGAGGTCATGCTCGTGGACGACGAGCCGCGCACGTACCTGTCCCTCAAGTTCACCCTGCACGACGCCGCCGGAGCGGTCTATGCCGTCTGCGGCATCTCGACGGACATCACCGAGCGCAAGCGGGCGGAGATGGCCGAGCGCTTCCTGGCGGAGGCGAGCAGGCGGCTCGCGGCCGATCTCGGCTACGAGGCGACGCTGGACGCGATCGCGGAGGTCGCGGTGCCCGAGCTCGCCGAGGGCGCCGCGCTCTACGTGCTCGACGACGCGGGCGCGCTCCAGCCGGCGGCCGTCGCGGCGGACTCCCAGGCCAAGGCCGCCCGCCTGCGCGAGCTCGCCGCGCCCGCCGGCGACCCCGCGGCGCCCCCGTGCGCGCCCGGGGATCCCCACCGTGTCCTCGGCGTGGATCGTGCCGAGCTCTGCCGCGTGAGCGACGGCCTGATGCGGCGCTGGGCCGCGGGCGCGGCGCGCCCCGAGGCGCTCTTCGAGCTCGCGCCCGCGGCGTACATGAACGCGCCGCTCGTGACGCGCGGCCGCTGTCTCGGCGTGCTCTCGCTGATGCGGACCGCAGCGACGCCGCGTTATACCGGGGCCGACGCGCCGCTCGTCGAGGAGCTCGCGCGCAGGGGCGCGATGGCGCTCGACAACGCGCGTCTTTACCGCGAGGCGCAGCAGGCCGTCCAGATCCGCGAGGAGTTCCTCGCCGTCGCGTCCCACGAGCTTCGCACGCCGCTCACGCCGCTCAGGCTGAAGCTCTCGCTGATGCAGAAGAAGCTCGCGACCGAGATCGTGAACCCCTCGCTCGAGCGCATGGTCGCGGTGAGCCTCGGGCAGGTCGAGCGGATCGAGCGGCTCATCGAGAGCCTC
- the cysS gene encoding cysteine--tRNA ligase codes for MPLKVHNTLTRKKEPFVSARPKVVRIYTCGLTVYAPMHIGHARTYCFWDVFRRYLEYRGYHVLSIINYTDIDDRIMQRASEREGAVDVAERNIAAFRRDCRKLHIKDYAVYTRATDFVDEQVDMAKRLIEKGHAYTVNGEVFYEVGTWASYGELSGRKVDEQEVGASGRVEEDFARKRHPADFSLWKPTGAGQPSWGTGEEGWPTGRPGWHIECSAMSTALLGDHFDVHGGGIDNMFPHHENEIAQSEPLCGRPWVRYWLHPEHLDLKDVKMSKSLGNVISIEELLSRHGHDEARWFFVTQHYRCKLPFGWELLQQSASGYARIKKLATVLAEKLSGATEAPLAPGAYASQRPEEERFPRMRHHYVHGQFGEHTERFIARFIEAMDDDLNTPNAVAAFFDYVSALYSAGIERCEDRPSMLAVYRAIVRHLAVFGVEIAEPALYPELVPDYALPPAEGAAGRGGDAAIDRLIAMRQAARKAKDFAKADAIRNLLTEAGVVLEDTPRGPRWSSS; via the coding sequence ATGCCGCTCAAGGTCCATAACACGCTCACGAGGAAGAAGGAGCCTTTCGTCTCCGCCCGACCGAAGGTCGTGCGCATCTACACGTGCGGTCTCACGGTCTACGCTCCGATGCACATCGGGCATGCGCGCACCTACTGCTTCTGGGATGTCTTCCGCCGCTACCTCGAGTACCGCGGCTATCATGTGCTGAGCATCATCAACTACACGGACATCGACGATCGCATCATGCAGCGCGCGAGCGAGCGCGAGGGCGCCGTCGACGTCGCCGAGCGGAACATCGCGGCGTTCCGGCGCGACTGCCGCAAGCTCCACATCAAGGACTACGCCGTCTACACGCGCGCCACCGACTTCGTCGACGAGCAGGTCGACATGGCGAAGCGCCTGATCGAGAAGGGCCACGCCTACACGGTGAACGGCGAGGTCTTCTACGAGGTCGGCACGTGGGCGTCCTACGGTGAGCTCTCGGGGCGCAAGGTCGACGAGCAGGAGGTCGGGGCGAGCGGCCGCGTCGAGGAGGACTTCGCTCGGAAGAGGCACCCGGCAGACTTCAGCCTCTGGAAGCCGACCGGCGCGGGCCAGCCGAGCTGGGGCACCGGCGAGGAGGGGTGGCCGACCGGGCGCCCCGGCTGGCACATCGAGTGCTCGGCGATGAGCACGGCGCTCCTGGGCGACCATTTCGACGTCCACGGGGGCGGCATCGACAACATGTTCCCTCATCACGAGAACGAGATCGCGCAGAGCGAGCCGCTCTGCGGGCGGCCCTGGGTGCGCTACTGGCTGCACCCGGAGCACCTCGATCTCAAGGACGTGAAGATGTCGAAGAGCCTCGGGAACGTCATCTCCATCGAGGAGCTCCTGTCGAGGCACGGGCACGACGAGGCGCGCTGGTTCTTCGTGACGCAGCATTACCGTTGCAAGCTCCCGTTCGGCTGGGAGCTGCTCCAGCAATCCGCTTCGGGCTATGCGCGCATCAAGAAGCTCGCGACGGTCCTCGCCGAAAAGCTGAGCGGCGCGACGGAGGCTCCCCTCGCCCCGGGCGCGTACGCGTCGCAGCGACCCGAGGAAGAGCGGTTCCCGAGGATGCGCCACCACTACGTTCACGGACAGTTCGGGGAGCACACCGAGCGGTTCATCGCGCGCTTCATCGAGGCGATGGACGACGATCTGAACACGCCGAACGCCGTGGCTGCATTTTTCGATTACGTGAGCGCGCTCTATTCGGCGGGGATCGAGCGGTGTGAGGACCGCCCCTCGATGCTCGCGGTCTACCGGGCCATCGTGCGTCACCTCGCGGTGTTCGGGGTGGAGATCGCCGAGCCGGCGCTCTATCCGGAGCTCGTCCCGGACTACGCGCTCCCCCCTGCCGAGGGCGCGGCTGGGCGCGGCGGCGACGCCGCGATCGACCGGCTGATCGCGATGCGCCAGGCGGCCCGGAAGGCGAAGGACTTCGCCAAGGCGGACGCCATCCGCAACCTGTTGACCGAGGCAGGGGTCGTGCTCGAAGACACCCCCCGCGGCCCCCGCTGGTCTTCCTCCTGA